In Scleropages formosus chromosome 18, fSclFor1.1, whole genome shotgun sequence, one DNA window encodes the following:
- the dek gene encoding protein DEK: MSGELAEELLHTGDAKEKSVEPQGAPAPVVLEGGGEGGPGNSPECQELHQKPEIIEGKREKKSVQRLDLQIGKPTEPVKIEEGRGTKLGDIEQVAYYIGRMKADELKPLHKILFNRPGAAASLKKNIRQFSGFTFDVNSDGYNKKREVVKRHTMAGLKSICKILDLETSGNHSVRVDRIMNFLLNPKTRERPLPKKRKRTTSSKSKAIVDSSSDDEDGNHDKTPKSRETIDDDDSSSDDNDRKGELDFEKLDEEDVTDKDPQRKKTKALPAKKFAAKKQPAAKKKPASRKHPTTKKKMESIKAVTMKQKAKAKVTKAAEEEVSDMSELSASDNDSDHSESSKGGRKRPATTPAKPTAKTKKADSSSSSSKMTSNKSKGSDVEDSSDEEPLIKLLKKPPTDEQLRDTINKLLKEANLEEVTMKHMYKKVFETYPEYDLTSRKPFIKETVKKFIS; the protein is encoded by the exons ATGTCAGGGGAACTCGCAGAGGAGCTGCTACACACTGGGGATGCAAAGGAGAAGTCTGTAGAGCCGCAGGGGGCCCCTGCACCGGTTGTCTTGGAAGGTGGTGGTGAAGGAGGTCCAGGGAACAGTCCCGAATGCCAGGAGCTTCATC AAAAACCTGAAATAATTGaaggaaaaagggagaaaaagtcGGTGCAGAGACTGGATCTGCAGATCGGTAAACCAACAGAACCTGTCAAGATAGAGGAGG GCAGAGGAACAAAGCTTGGAGACATTGAACAGGTGGCGTACTACATTGGAAGAATGAAGGCAGATGAGCTGAAGCCCCTTCACAAGATTTTATTTAATCGGCCAGGAGCA GCAGCCTCACTGAAGAAGAACATCCGGCAGTTCAGCGGCTTCACATTTGACGTGAACAGCGATGGCTATAACAAGAAGAGAGAGGTGGTGAAAAG GCACACAATGGCTGGgctgaaaagcatctgtaaaatcTTGGATCTGGAGACCAGTGGCAATCACAGTGTGAGAGTTGACAGAATTATGAATTTTCTCCTGAACCCAAAGACAAGAGAGCGG CCACTGCCAAAGAAGCGGAAGAGAACAACCAGCAGCAAGTCCAAAGCGATTGTTGATTCAAGCAGCGATGATGAGGATGGGAACCATGACAAGACCCCAAAGAGTCGAGAGACCATAGATGACGATGATAGCTCTTCTGATGACAACGATCGAAAAGGTGAATTGGACTTTGAAAAGTTGGATGAAGAGGATGTAACTGATAAG GATCCCCAGCGGAAGAAAACGAAGGCATTACCTGCTAAGAAATTTGCAGCAAAGAAGCAGCCAGCggcaaagaaaaagccagcgagTCGTAAGCACCCTACTACAAAAAAGAAGATGGAGAGCATCAAGGCTGTAACCATGAAGCAGAAGGCAAAGGCCAAGGTCACAAAAGCAGCTGAAGAGGAAGTTTCAGACATGTCTGAACTATCAGCATCAGACAACGACAGCGACCACTCGGAG TCATCaaaaggagggaggaagagaccAGCGACGACCCCAGCGAAGCCAACCGCCAAAACCAAAAAGGCAgacagcagtagcagcagcagtaaaatgACGAGCAACAAAAGTAAAG GGTCAGATGTAGAGGACAGCTCCGATGAAGAGCCCCTGATCAAACTTCTGAAGAAACCACCAACGGATGAACAGTTGAGGGATACGATCAACaagctgctgaaagaggccaacCTGGAAGAGGTCACCATGAAACACATGTACAAGAAG GTGTTTGAAACCTATCCTGAGTACGACCTCACAAGCAGGAAACCTTTCATCAAGGAGACCGTGAAAAAG tttatcTCCTGA
- the aldh5a1 gene encoding succinate-semialdehyde dehydrogenase, mitochondrial isoform X3 yields the protein MEAQNPVPPRPRAASPPIARSYSLDVPAELLRTQGFIDGRWVSAAASFPVLDPASGQQLVEVADCGRREARAAVGAAHAAFHAWKRHTAKERSVLLRRWYELLVQHSEDLAKLITAECGKPMKESRSEIAYSASFLEWFSEEARRVYGDIVPSPLKDRKILLLKQPVGVASIITPWNFPSAMITRKVGAALAAGCTVVVKPAEDTPLSALALAELATRAGIPAGVFNVVPCSRERTPAVGEVLCTDPLVSKVSFTGSTATGKILLKHAADTVKKVSMELGGHAPFIVFDSADVDKAVAGAMASKFRNSGQTCVCSNRFLVQSGIYKRFIERLAKVMDAELRLGHGFEPTTTQGPLINVRAAEKVEHQIADAVAHGATVVRGGQRLEGSFVQPTLLANVTTEMLCTQEETFGPLVPVLKFNTEEEALAIANASHVGLAGYFFSQDVSQIWRVAEQLEVGMVGVNEGLLSTSEAAFGGMKQSGLGTEGSKYGIEEYLDIKYMCFGGLTL from the exons ATGGAAGCGCAGAACCCA gtgccaccgcgcccccgcgccgcTTCCCCGCCGATCGCCCGCAGCTACAGCCTGGACGTCCCGGCGGAGCTGCTCCGCACGCAGGGCTTCATCGACGGGCGCTGGGTGTCCGCCGCGGCCTCCTTCCCCGTGCTCGACCCGGCCAGCGGGCAGCAGCTGGTGGAGGTGGCCGACTGCGGGCGGCGCGAAGCGCGCGCCGCCGTGGGTGCGGCGCACGCGGCTTTCCACGCGTGGAAGCGGCACACGGCCAAG GAAAGAAGTGTCCTCCTGCGGAGATGGTACGAACTGCTAGTGCAGCACAGcgaggacctggccaagctcaTCACGGCCGAGTGT ggtAAGCCCATGAAGGAGTCCCGTAGCGAAATTGCATACTCAGCCTCCTTCCTGGAGTGGTTCTCAGAAGAGGCCCGCCGCGTGTACGGAGACatcgtcccctcccccctcaagGACCGGAAGATTCTGCTGCTCAAGCAGCCTGTGGGCGTGGCCTCCATCATCACCCCG TGGAACTTCCCCAGCGCCATGATCACCAGGAAGGTGGGCGCTGCCCTGGCCGCCGGCTGTACTGTCGTGGTGAAGCCGGCCGAGGACACGCCCCTCTCCGCCCTGGCTCTGGCTGAG CTGGCGACCCGGGCTGGGATCCCCGCGGGCGTTTTTAACGTGGTGCCGTGTTCCAGGGAGCGCACTCCTGCTGTCGGAGAAGTCCTCTGCACGGACCCTCTGGTGAGCAAGGTCTCCTTCACCGGCTCCACGGCCACCGGAAAG ATCCTGCTGAAGCACGCCGCAGACACCGTGAAGAAGGTCTCCATGGAGCTGGGTGGCCACGCCCCCTTCATCGTCTTCGACAGCGCTGACGTAGACAAGGCCGTGGCAGGAGCCATGGCTTCCAAGTTCAGGAACTCGGGCCAG ACGTGCGTGTGTTCCAACCGCTTCCTGGTGCAGAGTGGGATCTACAAGCGCTTCATCGAGAGGCTGGCGAAGGTTATGGACGCAGAGCTACGGCTGGGACACGGGTTCGAGCCCACAACCACGCAAGGTCCCCTCATCAACGTCCGGGCCGCTGAAAAG GTGGAGCACCAGATCGCCGATGCTGTGGCCCACGGGGCGACCGTGGTCCGTGGGGGGCAGCGGCTGGAGGGCTCCTTCGTGCAGCCCACCCTCCTCGCCAACGTCACCACGGAGATGCTCTGCACACAGGAGGAAACGTTCGGACCCCTAGTTCCCGTCCTCAA ATTCAACACGGAGGAGGAGGCTCTCGCCATCGCCAACGCCTCCCATGTGGGCTTGGCAG GGTACTTCTTCTCCCAGGATGTCAGCCAGATCTGGCGCGTAgcggagcagctggaggtgggcatGGTGGGGGTCAACGAGGGCCTGCTCTCCACCTCCGAAGCCGCCTTCGGGGGTATGAAGCAGTCCGGCCTGGGCACGGAGGGCTCCAAGTACGGCATCGAGGAGTACCTGGATATCAAATACATGTGCTTTGGAGGGCTGACCCTTTGA
- the aldh5a1 gene encoding succinate-semialdehyde dehydrogenase, mitochondrial isoform X2 — MEAQNPERSVLLRRWYELLVQHSEDLAKLITAECGKPMKESRSEIAYSASFLEWFSEEARRVYGDIVPSPLKDRKILLLKQPVGVASIITPWNFPSAMITRKVGAALAAGCTVVVKPAEDTPLSALALAELATRAGIPAGVFNVVPCSRERTPAVGEVLCTDPLVSKVSFTGSTATGKILLKHAADTVKKVSMELGGHAPFIVFDSADVDKAVAGAMASKFRNSGQTCVCSNRFLVQSGIYKRFIERLAKVMDAELRLGHGFEPTTTQGPLINVRAAEKVEHQIADAVAHGATVVRGGQRLEGSFVQPTLLANVTTEMLCTQEETFGPLVPVLKFNTEEEALAIANASHVGLAGYFFSQDVSQIWRVAEQLEVGMVGVNEGLLSTSEAAFGGMKQSGLGTEGSKYGIEEYLDIKYMCFGGLTL, encoded by the exons ATGGAAGCGCAGAACCCA GAAAGAAGTGTCCTCCTGCGGAGATGGTACGAACTGCTAGTGCAGCACAGcgaggacctggccaagctcaTCACGGCCGAGTGT ggtAAGCCCATGAAGGAGTCCCGTAGCGAAATTGCATACTCAGCCTCCTTCCTGGAGTGGTTCTCAGAAGAGGCCCGCCGCGTGTACGGAGACatcgtcccctcccccctcaagGACCGGAAGATTCTGCTGCTCAAGCAGCCTGTGGGCGTGGCCTCCATCATCACCCCG TGGAACTTCCCCAGCGCCATGATCACCAGGAAGGTGGGCGCTGCCCTGGCCGCCGGCTGTACTGTCGTGGTGAAGCCGGCCGAGGACACGCCCCTCTCCGCCCTGGCTCTGGCTGAG CTGGCGACCCGGGCTGGGATCCCCGCGGGCGTTTTTAACGTGGTGCCGTGTTCCAGGGAGCGCACTCCTGCTGTCGGAGAAGTCCTCTGCACGGACCCTCTGGTGAGCAAGGTCTCCTTCACCGGCTCCACGGCCACCGGAAAG ATCCTGCTGAAGCACGCCGCAGACACCGTGAAGAAGGTCTCCATGGAGCTGGGTGGCCACGCCCCCTTCATCGTCTTCGACAGCGCTGACGTAGACAAGGCCGTGGCAGGAGCCATGGCTTCCAAGTTCAGGAACTCGGGCCAG ACGTGCGTGTGTTCCAACCGCTTCCTGGTGCAGAGTGGGATCTACAAGCGCTTCATCGAGAGGCTGGCGAAGGTTATGGACGCAGAGCTACGGCTGGGACACGGGTTCGAGCCCACAACCACGCAAGGTCCCCTCATCAACGTCCGGGCCGCTGAAAAG GTGGAGCACCAGATCGCCGATGCTGTGGCCCACGGGGCGACCGTGGTCCGTGGGGGGCAGCGGCTGGAGGGCTCCTTCGTGCAGCCCACCCTCCTCGCCAACGTCACCACGGAGATGCTCTGCACACAGGAGGAAACGTTCGGACCCCTAGTTCCCGTCCTCAA ATTCAACACGGAGGAGGAGGCTCTCGCCATCGCCAACGCCTCCCATGTGGGCTTGGCAG GGTACTTCTTCTCCCAGGATGTCAGCCAGATCTGGCGCGTAgcggagcagctggaggtgggcatGGTGGGGGTCAACGAGGGCCTGCTCTCCACCTCCGAAGCCGCCTTCGGGGGTATGAAGCAGTCCGGCCTGGGCACGGAGGGCTCCAAGTACGGCATCGAGGAGTACCTGGATATCAAATACATGTGCTTTGGAGGGCTGACCCTTTGA
- the aldh5a1 gene encoding succinate-semialdehyde dehydrogenase, mitochondrial isoform X1, whose amino-acid sequence MGSLRRLHRLLLLQVPPRPRAASPPIARSYSLDVPAELLRTQGFIDGRWVSAAASFPVLDPASGQQLVEVADCGRREARAAVGAAHAAFHAWKRHTAKERSVLLRRWYELLVQHSEDLAKLITAECGKPMKESRSEIAYSASFLEWFSEEARRVYGDIVPSPLKDRKILLLKQPVGVASIITPWNFPSAMITRKVGAALAAGCTVVVKPAEDTPLSALALAELATRAGIPAGVFNVVPCSRERTPAVGEVLCTDPLVSKVSFTGSTATGKILLKHAADTVKKVSMELGGHAPFIVFDSADVDKAVAGAMASKFRNSGQTCVCSNRFLVQSGIYKRFIERLAKVMDAELRLGHGFEPTTTQGPLINVRAAEKVEHQIADAVAHGATVVRGGQRLEGSFVQPTLLANVTTEMLCTQEETFGPLVPVLKFNTEEEALAIANASHVGLAGYFFSQDVSQIWRVAEQLEVGMVGVNEGLLSTSEAAFGGMKQSGLGTEGSKYGIEEYLDIKYMCFGGLTL is encoded by the exons ATGGGCTCCCTCCGTCGTCTCcatcgcctcctcctcctccaggtgccaccgcgcccccgcgccgcTTCCCCGCCGATCGCCCGCAGCTACAGCCTGGACGTCCCGGCGGAGCTGCTCCGCACGCAGGGCTTCATCGACGGGCGCTGGGTGTCCGCCGCGGCCTCCTTCCCCGTGCTCGACCCGGCCAGCGGGCAGCAGCTGGTGGAGGTGGCCGACTGCGGGCGGCGCGAAGCGCGCGCCGCCGTGGGTGCGGCGCACGCGGCTTTCCACGCGTGGAAGCGGCACACGGCCAAG GAAAGAAGTGTCCTCCTGCGGAGATGGTACGAACTGCTAGTGCAGCACAGcgaggacctggccaagctcaTCACGGCCGAGTGT ggtAAGCCCATGAAGGAGTCCCGTAGCGAAATTGCATACTCAGCCTCCTTCCTGGAGTGGTTCTCAGAAGAGGCCCGCCGCGTGTACGGAGACatcgtcccctcccccctcaagGACCGGAAGATTCTGCTGCTCAAGCAGCCTGTGGGCGTGGCCTCCATCATCACCCCG TGGAACTTCCCCAGCGCCATGATCACCAGGAAGGTGGGCGCTGCCCTGGCCGCCGGCTGTACTGTCGTGGTGAAGCCGGCCGAGGACACGCCCCTCTCCGCCCTGGCTCTGGCTGAG CTGGCGACCCGGGCTGGGATCCCCGCGGGCGTTTTTAACGTGGTGCCGTGTTCCAGGGAGCGCACTCCTGCTGTCGGAGAAGTCCTCTGCACGGACCCTCTGGTGAGCAAGGTCTCCTTCACCGGCTCCACGGCCACCGGAAAG ATCCTGCTGAAGCACGCCGCAGACACCGTGAAGAAGGTCTCCATGGAGCTGGGTGGCCACGCCCCCTTCATCGTCTTCGACAGCGCTGACGTAGACAAGGCCGTGGCAGGAGCCATGGCTTCCAAGTTCAGGAACTCGGGCCAG ACGTGCGTGTGTTCCAACCGCTTCCTGGTGCAGAGTGGGATCTACAAGCGCTTCATCGAGAGGCTGGCGAAGGTTATGGACGCAGAGCTACGGCTGGGACACGGGTTCGAGCCCACAACCACGCAAGGTCCCCTCATCAACGTCCGGGCCGCTGAAAAG GTGGAGCACCAGATCGCCGATGCTGTGGCCCACGGGGCGACCGTGGTCCGTGGGGGGCAGCGGCTGGAGGGCTCCTTCGTGCAGCCCACCCTCCTCGCCAACGTCACCACGGAGATGCTCTGCACACAGGAGGAAACGTTCGGACCCCTAGTTCCCGTCCTCAA ATTCAACACGGAGGAGGAGGCTCTCGCCATCGCCAACGCCTCCCATGTGGGCTTGGCAG GGTACTTCTTCTCCCAGGATGTCAGCCAGATCTGGCGCGTAgcggagcagctggaggtgggcatGGTGGGGGTCAACGAGGGCCTGCTCTCCACCTCCGAAGCCGCCTTCGGGGGTATGAAGCAGTCCGGCCTGGGCACGGAGGGCTCCAAGTACGGCATCGAGGAGTACCTGGATATCAAATACATGTGCTTTGGAGGGCTGACCCTTTGA
- the kiaa0319 gene encoding dyslexia-associated protein KIAA0319, which yields MELKKASGTSPRICSIMEVAPCMFLILLVQHVDAAVGDQCWQGVTFSETIISPNLKSGNILRVPEAPSNAQCAEACCELPSCDLAWFFERRCYVLSCLHSDDCQPRQRPGADSHVTFLRRGLPPALVLQSLVRGQPYAGRWRPLPQPKGAATLKDLALFSGIRDFDDLGPVDAEYPEGYRSMEDSGGVGSEGRAGAEPVKVQQKESSGYLDWPTVLGREGLNLSEAVGGVVDRDSLQDMSPDDLPLHSPSPTDIYEDGVPPTVPSPAHSSVPSLLQDLGNSRLSQNDSSSSSAPPTAPPPNSTSDPTSQGHIRTSLPTETPPPAATTAPPTAAPQQVRTLLVSVGDPVQVTLPLSTVELEASVTPEPQTGTYEYEWSLRRFPPGHRGAIEGQHSKSPKLSGLSAGEYVVKVTVTGDHAYGEALVNITVRPAARVNRPPTAVASPQTQEVLLPASSATIDGSRSTDDAAVVGYRWEQLGGPVLERGIQVDTPSLHLSHLQPGEYAFRFTVTDSEGLADSTVATVKVVKPADHPPVADAGPNQTVSLPSDHVTLYGNRSDDDHAVVDYLWTLDPNSQAKEVTMQGTRTPFLQLSDLREGVYTFKLTVTDSAGQQSSSTAFVIVQPGSNGAPRAAVGPDRQLTLPVSVAQLNGSASTDDQGITRFHWEAVSGPPGLKIEHADKAIAIATGFRTGSYTFRLTVEDQQGATDSAFLNITVRGESSPPVAHAGGSHTLVLPNNSLVLRGGASSADPAAVSFLWVRDGQSPAAGDVLYGSESWPSLHLANLVEGTYLFQLRVSDAQDRSSSATASVEVLPDPRRQTEVELELRVPLSQVSWQQRDTLRRQIAALLHVPDTDVDLRGLRAASEISTVLQLCVGSPGKSVAAPQLARRLRTLLLQERADLLLFRALRVEPTVCLLSCSDHGRCDPLTKRCVCEPFWMENPVWRLLQDSESNCDWNVLYVIVSSFAGVVLILSVGWACVCCCKRRKRTKVRKKTKYTILDNMDDQERMELRPKYNLKHRSTEHNSSLMMSESEFESDQDTIFTRERGKNRSNGATRNGDAFGTRPVDG from the exons ATGGAGCTGAAGAAGGCAAGCGGCACTTCTCCCAGAATCTGCAGCATCATGGAAGTGGCGCCGTGCATGTTTCTTATCCTCCTTGTGCAGCATGTGGACG CTGCAGTTGGTGACCAGTGCTGGCAGGGGGTGACGTTCTCAGAGACCATCATCTCTCCCAACCTGAAGAGCGGCAACATCCTGCGGGTGCCGGAGGCGCCGTCGAACGCGCAGTGTGCCGAGGCCTGCTGCGAGCTGCCCAGCTGTGATCTGGCCTGGTTCTTCGAGCGCCGCTGCTACGTGCTGAGCTGCCTGCACTCGGACGACTGTCAGCCCCGGCAGCGGCCCGGCGCCGACTCCCACGTCACCTTCCTGCGGCGCGGCCTGCCCCCGGCGCTCGTGCTGCAGTCCCTGGTGCGCGGGCAGCCCTACGCGGGTCGCTGGAGACCCCTCCCTCAACCCAAAGGAGCCGCCACCCTCAAGGACCTGGCTCTCTTCAGTGGGATTCGGGACTTCGACGACCTCGGCCCCGTCGATGCGGAATACCCGGAAGGCTACAGGAGCATGGAGGACAGTGGCGGTGTCGGCTCCGAAGGGAGAGCCGGGGCTGAACCGGTCAAGGTTCAGCAGAAGGAGAGTTCCGGATATCTGGATTGGCCGACGGTGCTCGGGAGGGAGGGGCTCAACCTTTCGGAGGCAGTGGGAGGAGTGGTGGACAGGGACTCTCTGCAGGACATGTCCCCGGATGACCTGCCTTTGCATAGCCCCTCCCCTACGGACATATATGAAGATGGGGTGCCGCCCACCGTCCCAAGCCCCGCCCACAGCTCAGTGCCATCGCTACTCCAGGACCTTGGC AACAGCAGACTCTCTCAGAACgactcctcctccagcagtgcCCCGCCCACAGCTCCGCCTCCAAACAGCACCTCTGACCCCACCTCTCAGGGCCATATAAGGACTTCCCTTCCAACTGAgaccccaccccctgcagccACTACAGCCCCACCCACTGCTGCCCCACAGCAAG TGAGAACCCTGCTGGTTTCGGTGGGAGACCCTGTGCAGGTGACACTTCCCTTGAGCACAGTGGAACTGGAGGCTTCTGTGACCCCTGAGCCCCAGACAG GCACCTACGAATACGAGTGGAGTTTGCGCCGTTTTCCACCCGGCCACCGGGGGGCGATAGAGGGCCAGCACAGCAAGTCGCCGAAGCTCTCCGGG CTCTCTGCAGGTGAATATGTGGTGAAGGTGACTGTGACCGGGGACCACGCGTACGGAGAAGCACTGGTGAACATCACCGTAAGGCCTG CTGCTCGCGTGAACCGGCCCCCTACTGCAGTGGCGTCCCCCCAGACGCAGGAAGTCCTGCTCCCGGCCTCGTCCGCCACCATCGACGGCAGTC GAAGCACAGACGATGCTGCGGTGGTGGGGTACcgctgggagcagctggggggTCCGGTGCTGGAACGCGGGATCCAGGTGGACACGCCCTCGCTCCACCTATCCCATCTGCAGCCAGGGGAGTACGCTTTCAG GTTCACCGTAACAGATTCGGAGGGGCTGGCCGACTCGACCGTGGCCACCGTGAAGGTTGTGAAGCCTGCAGACCACCCCCCAGTGGCTGACGCGGGGCCCAATCAGACGGTCTCGCTGCCCTCTGACcacgtgaccctgtacgggaacCGGAGCGACGATGACCACGCAGTCGTCGACTACCTGTGGACGCTGGATCCCAACAGCCAGGCCAAGGAGGTGACCATGCAG GGTACGAGGACTCCATTCCTCCAGCTCTCGGACCTCCGTGAGGGGGTCTACACCTTCAAGCTGACCGTCACGGATTCTGCCGGCCAGCAGTCCTCCTCCACAGCCTTTGTGATTGTTCAaccag GGAGCAATGGTGCCCCCCGGGCCGCGGTGGGTCCCGACAGGCAGCTCACCCTCCCCGTGAGCGTCGCCCAGCTAAACGGGAGCGCCAGCACAGATGACCAAGGCATCACGAGGTTCCACTGGGAAGCCGTCAG CGGTCCTCCCGGTCTGAAGATCGAGCACGCTGACAAAGCCATCGCCATAGCAACTGGCTTCCGGACAGGGAGCTATACCTTTCGACTAACTGTGGaggaccagcagggggcgacagACAGCGCCTTCCTCAACATCACGGTCCGAG GTGAAAGTTCTCCCCCAGTGGCacatgctggaggcagccacACTCTCGTCCTACCCAACAACTCCCTTGTCCTGAGAGGAGGTGCGTCCAGCGCAGACCCGGCTGCCGTGTCTTTCTTGTGGGTGCGGGACGGACAGAGCCCCGCGGCGGGG GACGTCCTGTACGGTTCGGAGAGCTGGCCCTCCTTGCACCTGGCCAACCTGGTGGAGGGTACCTATCTGTTCCAGCTGCGCGTGAGCGACGCCCAGGACCGTTCGAGCTCGGCCACGGCCAGCGTGGAGGTGCTTCCTG ACCCCAGACGACAGACCgaggtggagctggagctgcgAGTGCCCCTGTCCCAGGTGAGCTGGCAGCAGAGGGACACACTGAGGAGGCAGATCGCCGCCCTGCTGCACGTGCCGGACACGGACGTGGATCTGCGAGGGCTGCGCGCCGCCTCAGAGATCAG CACGGTGCTCCAGCTCTGTGTGGGATCCCCGGGGAAATCAGTCGCGGCCCCTCAGCTGGCACGGCGGCTGCGGACACTGCTGCTCCAAGAGAGGGCTGACCTGCTGCTCTTCCGGGCACTCCGTGTGGAACCTACAG TGTGCCTGCTGAGCTGTTCAGACCACGGTCGCTGCGACCCCCTCACCAAGCGCTGCGTCTGCGAGCCGTTCTGGATGGAGAACCCAGTATGGCGCCTCCTACAGGACAGTGAGAGCAACTGCG ACTGGAACGTCCTCTATGTCATCGTCTCCTCCTTTGCGGGCGTCGTCCTGATCCTCTCGGTCGGCTGGGCCTGCGTCTGTTGCTGCAAAAG GAGGAAACGAACGAAAGTGAGGAAGAAAACCAAGTACACCATTCTGGACAATATGGATGATCAAGAGAGAATGGAGCTGCGGCCAAAATACA ACCTAAAACACCGGAGCACGGAGCACAACTCCAGCCTCATGATGTCCGAGTCGGAGTTCGAGAGCGATCAGGACACCATCTTCACCCGCGAGAGGGGCAAGAACCGGTCCAACGGCGCCACCAGGAACGGAGACGCCTTCGGCACCCGGCCCGTGGACGGCTGA